The proteins below come from a single Catenulispora sp. MAP5-51 genomic window:
- a CDS encoding DUF421 domain-containing protein — MWHDLFTTGVSYGDKTLRTIIVYAAIVVLLRLAGKRELAQLNTLDLSVVLLLSNVVQNAVIGPDNSLIGGIYGAAVLIAVNALFVRLQAYLSDRTPRLERVLEGSPSVLIRDGRLQIRTLRRLALRPADVIVSSRKQGAEHVSDVREMVIAPGGTMLIELKESEEGADRGDVENIRADLARIQERLDMLLLRNM, encoded by the coding sequence ATGTGGCACGACCTGTTCACCACCGGCGTCTCGTACGGCGACAAGACCCTGCGCACGATCATCGTCTACGCCGCGATCGTGGTCCTGCTCCGGCTGGCCGGGAAGCGGGAGCTGGCGCAGCTCAACACGCTGGACCTGTCCGTGGTGCTGCTGCTGTCGAACGTGGTGCAGAACGCGGTGATCGGGCCCGACAACTCGCTGATCGGCGGGATCTACGGTGCGGCGGTGCTGATCGCGGTGAACGCGCTGTTCGTGCGGCTGCAGGCGTACCTGAGCGACCGCACGCCGCGGCTGGAGCGGGTGCTGGAGGGCAGCCCCAGTGTGCTGATCCGGGACGGCAGGCTCCAGATCAGGACGCTGCGGCGGCTGGCGCTGCGGCCGGCGGACGTGATCGTGTCGTCGCGGAAGCAGGGGGCCGAGCATGTGAGCGATGTGCGGGAGATGGTGATCGCGCCGGGCGGGACCATGCTGATCGAGCTCAAGGAGAGCGAGGAGGGCGCCGACCGGGGCGACGTGGAGAACATCCGGGCTGATCTGGCGCGGATCCAGGAGCGGCTGGACATGCTGCTCCTGCGGAACATGTGA
- a CDS encoding MMPL family transporter: protein MSVIARWCHKRRLVTVLVWLALIIGLGALTGSAGTKYNDTMSIPASESSQALDLLKQSLPASAGDTDQVVWHTSGGAKVTDADVQKRMTDALNQIATSPGVAGVTSPYSGASGAVQTAKQTQISKDQTTAYATVNFSQEAHDIPNAQITHVIDVAQSARGGNLQVELGGQAISQADRKVGGAADLIGVVAALIVLGLVFRAFGAAVMPILTGVAGVITGIMGTGQLSHLFSISSTAPTLATLVGLGVGIDYALFIVNRHRKGLMAGLSVEDSVAKALNTSGRAVIFAGGTVVIALLGMFALGLSFLNGMAIGAAVTVSMTVLAAITLLPAMLGFLKLRVLSKKQRRELAARQAGVGVLVPYARASRRRPSSGTPGQPESVFTRWAGKVQARPLGKGLLAIAVMAVVAVPFFSIRLGNSDAGNDPKSTTTRQAYDLLADGFGKGFNGPLTLVAQTPAAGDQQALSKLVDRIKTVPDVAAVAAKPMQPGQKLGVVQVVPVSSPQDKATTDLIDNLRHDVIPQAEAGTTLHVMVSGSTAISNDFSHTLTSKLPLFVAIIVGLGCVLMMLAFRSLLVPLIGVAMNLLTMGVAFGSLVAVFQWGWGSEALGAGGAGPVEAFVPVIVISILFGLSMDYQVFLISRMHEEWSHSKDNSRAVRVGHGETGQVIVAAGVIMTCVFGAFLFNGERVIAEFGLALAAAILLDVLMLRLILVPALMHRFGRANWWLPKWLDKVLPHMSVEGEPDPAAGAGPATGGPHDEPELAYANHRLH from the coding sequence ATGTCCGTCATTGCCCGCTGGTGCCACAAGCGCCGCCTCGTCACCGTCCTCGTCTGGCTGGCGCTGATCATCGGCCTCGGAGCCCTGACCGGTTCGGCAGGCACCAAGTACAACGACACGATGTCGATCCCGGCCTCGGAGTCCAGCCAGGCTCTGGACCTGCTCAAGCAGTCCTTGCCGGCCTCGGCCGGGGACACCGACCAGGTGGTCTGGCACACCAGCGGCGGCGCCAAGGTCACCGACGCCGACGTCCAGAAGCGCATGACCGACGCGCTGAACCAGATCGCCACCTCGCCCGGCGTGGCCGGGGTCACCAGCCCCTACAGCGGGGCGAGCGGCGCCGTACAAACTGCCAAACAAACACAGATCAGCAAGGACCAGACCACCGCCTACGCGACGGTCAACTTCTCGCAAGAGGCGCACGACATCCCGAACGCGCAGATCACGCACGTGATCGACGTCGCACAGAGCGCGCGCGGCGGCAACCTGCAAGTAGAGCTCGGCGGGCAGGCGATCAGCCAGGCCGACCGCAAGGTCGGCGGCGCCGCGGACCTGATCGGCGTGGTGGCCGCGCTGATCGTGCTGGGCCTGGTGTTCCGGGCCTTCGGCGCGGCCGTGATGCCCATCCTGACCGGGGTGGCCGGCGTCATCACCGGGATCATGGGCACCGGCCAGCTCTCGCACCTGTTCTCCATCAGCTCCACCGCCCCGACCCTGGCCACGCTGGTGGGTCTGGGCGTCGGCATCGACTACGCGCTGTTCATCGTCAACCGGCACCGCAAGGGCCTGATGGCCGGGCTGTCGGTCGAGGACTCGGTGGCCAAGGCGCTGAACACCTCCGGACGCGCGGTGATCTTCGCCGGCGGGACCGTGGTCATCGCGCTGCTGGGCATGTTCGCGCTGGGCCTGAGCTTCCTGAACGGCATGGCGATCGGCGCGGCAGTGACCGTCTCGATGACGGTGCTGGCGGCGATCACCCTGCTGCCGGCGATGCTCGGGTTCCTGAAGCTGCGCGTGCTGAGCAAGAAGCAGCGCCGGGAGCTGGCCGCGCGCCAGGCCGGCGTCGGAGTGCTGGTGCCCTACGCCCGCGCCTCGCGCCGCCGCCCGTCCTCCGGCACCCCGGGACAGCCCGAGTCCGTGTTCACCCGCTGGGCGGGCAAGGTCCAGGCCCGGCCGCTGGGCAAGGGGCTGCTGGCGATCGCCGTCATGGCGGTGGTCGCGGTGCCGTTCTTCTCCATCCGCCTGGGCAACTCCGACGCCGGCAACGACCCGAAGTCCACGACCACGCGCCAGGCCTACGACCTGCTGGCCGACGGCTTCGGCAAGGGCTTCAACGGCCCGCTGACACTGGTGGCGCAGACCCCGGCGGCTGGCGACCAGCAGGCGCTGAGCAAGCTGGTGGACCGGATCAAGACCGTGCCGGACGTGGCCGCGGTGGCCGCCAAGCCGATGCAGCCCGGGCAGAAGCTCGGCGTGGTGCAGGTGGTGCCGGTCAGCTCGCCGCAGGACAAGGCCACCACGGACCTGATCGACAACCTGCGGCACGACGTGATCCCGCAGGCCGAGGCCGGGACCACGCTGCACGTCATGGTCTCCGGCTCGACGGCGATCAGCAACGACTTCAGCCACACCCTGACCAGCAAGCTGCCGCTGTTCGTGGCGATCATCGTCGGGCTGGGCTGCGTGCTGATGATGCTGGCCTTCCGCAGCCTGCTGGTGCCGCTGATCGGCGTGGCGATGAACCTGCTGACCATGGGCGTGGCCTTCGGCTCGCTGGTCGCGGTGTTCCAGTGGGGCTGGGGCTCGGAGGCACTGGGAGCCGGCGGCGCCGGGCCCGTGGAGGCCTTCGTCCCGGTGATCGTGATCAGCATCTTGTTCGGGCTGTCGATGGACTACCAGGTCTTCCTGATCAGCCGCATGCACGAGGAGTGGTCGCACTCCAAGGACAACAGCCGCGCGGTGCGCGTCGGACACGGCGAGACCGGCCAGGTGATCGTGGCCGCGGGCGTCATCATGACCTGCGTCTTCGGCGCCTTCCTGTTCAACGGCGAGCGCGTCATCGCCGAGTTCGGCCTGGCGCTGGCCGCCGCGATCCTGCTGGACGTGCTGATGCTCCGGCTGATCCTGGTCCCGGCCCTGATGCACCGCTTCGGGCGCGCCAACTGGTGGCTGCCGAAGTGGCTGGACAAGGTCCTGCCGCACATGTCGGTGGAGGGCGAGCCGGACCCGGCCGCCGGCGCCGGACCGGCGACGGGCGGACCGCACGACGAGCCCGAGCTGGCTTACGCGAATCACCGCCTACATTGA
- a CDS encoding HAD family hydrolase, whose product MTTATRPDLIACDLDGTLVRHDGTVSRRTVAAFAALEQAGIPFVFVTGRPPRLMGQIADAFAVNGLAVCSNGAYDYDLRARAVVAEYGIDPATLEKVARAMREAIPGIGLAVEYADSLAADSLYEPWDWDRGITVQRLDEATLWGRPAPKLVGRHPSLSADELLALARPVVGDLVTVYHSNGLRLVEAVAPGVSKAEGLARHAARLGVTAERVIAFGDMPNDLSMFSWAGRSYAVGNAHASLIAAADGVIGSVEDDGVAEFLETLLGA is encoded by the coding sequence ATGACGACCGCGACGCGCCCCGACCTCATAGCCTGCGATCTGGACGGAACCCTGGTCCGGCACGACGGCACCGTCTCGCGGCGGACCGTCGCGGCCTTCGCGGCGCTCGAGCAGGCCGGCATCCCGTTCGTCTTCGTCACGGGACGGCCGCCGCGGCTGATGGGCCAGATCGCCGACGCCTTCGCGGTCAACGGTCTGGCCGTCTGCTCCAACGGCGCCTACGACTACGACCTGCGGGCCCGCGCGGTGGTCGCCGAGTACGGCATCGACCCCGCGACGCTGGAGAAGGTGGCCCGCGCGATGCGCGAGGCGATCCCGGGCATCGGCCTGGCCGTGGAATACGCCGACTCGCTCGCCGCCGATTCCCTTTACGAGCCCTGGGATTGGGATCGCGGCATCACGGTCCAGCGTCTCGACGAAGCCACCCTGTGGGGACGGCCCGCGCCGAAACTGGTCGGCCGCCACCCGAGCCTGTCCGCCGACGAACTGCTCGCCCTGGCCCGGCCGGTCGTCGGGGATCTGGTCACCGTCTACCACTCCAACGGTCTGCGGCTGGTCGAGGCCGTGGCGCCCGGGGTGAGCAAGGCCGAGGGACTGGCCCGGCACGCCGCGCGGCTGGGCGTCACCGCCGAGCGGGTCATCGCTTTCGGGGACATGCCGAACGACCTGTCGATGTTCAGCTGGGCCGGCCGTTCCTACGCCGTGGGCAACGCGCACGCCAGCCTGATCGCCGCGGCCGACGGCGTGATCGGATCCGTCGAGGACGACGGGGTCGCCGAGTTCTTGGAGACGCTGCTCGGCGCGTGA
- a CDS encoding YbhN family protein produces the protein MKADPGAGAAGAGAGAGTDAEAGAGADDDGVGAGAGAASGAASSGRASFECRSELAGAAPGAGSAARAPVDHRSAFGDHRFPAPPRCSGAHQRTAAATPPSPPPPPADPPHFADRPPDPHRRVRLPSDRLRLIGAVALAVLLAAAGVVGHRAGCDLRQEILHRASAFPRFLLYVVQVVSFLAVIAVPVAVAVERVVKRETVQVVDAVGASTVAYLAAFGVNIATSHYQDSSVAQAIGGATPMQIQLAVGVAAVTVLGFSRSQYRSLFLSAAALGGLAVVLLGQDSVTGVLLSALLGRIVGRAWLSVRGVLDTRPGIARILTELDHVGFRAHPGSVRVLEPGVDGARRFLVTVATIGSGNGSSNGDSASNRNSASNRDSASNRQTLDLAVLDQSQRAAYLTSRLWQWIRLRGPVRRRSFFSLRRTVESEVLMSMAVEAAGIRTPRLRTARQVDQDTALLAYDHLDAPRVADLPDRAWTPGLHSGIWALWQHLRCRQLAHRELTTDHLRLDPSGRLWLTDVGYGEITAEDLLCRLDGAELLVSLALRVGPARATEEAVDALGPATVASLLPLMQPILFSEGTAKALRRHRAAGDRADIVGAIRDRIIALHPEADVQPVSLERVRPRTVLSIVGGTIAFYLLATQLTGFQVPELDTWQAWGWVVGAAVASAVTYVAAAFNLLGCVKERVPVGTTVLAQVAAAFAGLVAPASVGGLAVNTRYLQRTGIPVARAVTAVGVSQVIGFACYLLLLLLFSAFAGSHRKESGGLSAITPSATVTGVIIALAVIGLLIAAVPKLRTLVVSRLKPLVTDIGPEFLQVARTPRKLAQAFGGALGLPLAATLCLWASVNAVSGTEVNLAAMGVAYLLAKAVGSLVPTPGGIGGVEAVLTAGLTAAGVPSAVAATSVIVFRLLTWWLPVIPGWFAFTALQRRGAL, from the coding sequence TTGAAGGCTGATCCGGGGGCCGGTGCGGCCGGGGCCGGGGCCGGGGCTGGGACCGACGCCGAGGCCGGGGCCGGCGCTGACGACGATGGTGTGGGCGCCGGTGCGGGTGCTGCTTCGGGTGCTGCTTCGAGTGGCCGTGCCTCGTTCGAGTGCCGCAGCGAGCTCGCCGGCGCCGCTCCTGGTGCCGGTTCGGCCGCCCGCGCGCCGGTCGACCACCGGAGCGCGTTCGGCGACCACAGATTCCCGGCCCCGCCCCGCTGCTCCGGCGCACATCAGCGGACTGCCGCCGCCACACCTCCCTCTCCGCCCCCACCGCCCGCCGACCCACCCCACTTCGCCGACCGACCCCCCGACCCGCACCGCCGCGTCCGCCTCCCCTCCGACCGCCTCCGCCTCATCGGCGCCGTCGCCCTGGCCGTGCTTCTGGCCGCGGCCGGGGTCGTGGGTCACCGGGCCGGGTGCGATCTGCGGCAGGAGATCCTTCACCGGGCGTCCGCCTTCCCTCGCTTCCTGCTCTACGTCGTGCAGGTCGTCTCGTTCCTCGCCGTGATCGCCGTGCCGGTCGCCGTCGCTGTGGAGCGCGTGGTCAAGCGCGAGACTGTGCAGGTCGTCGATGCCGTCGGGGCTTCGACGGTGGCCTATCTCGCGGCGTTCGGCGTCAACATCGCCACCTCGCACTACCAGGACTCCTCGGTCGCGCAGGCCATCGGTGGCGCGACGCCGATGCAGATCCAGCTCGCGGTCGGGGTCGCGGCGGTCACCGTCCTCGGGTTCAGCCGGAGTCAGTACCGGAGCCTGTTCCTCAGTGCCGCCGCGCTCGGCGGGCTCGCCGTGGTGCTGCTCGGGCAGGACTCCGTCACCGGGGTGCTGCTGTCGGCGCTGCTCGGCCGGATCGTCGGGCGGGCCTGGCTGTCGGTACGCGGCGTCCTCGACACCCGTCCCGGCATCGCCCGCATCCTCACCGAGCTCGACCACGTCGGGTTCCGCGCCCACCCCGGCTCGGTCCGCGTCCTGGAGCCCGGAGTCGACGGCGCGCGCCGCTTCCTCGTCACCGTCGCGACCATCGGCAGCGGCAACGGCAGCAGCAACGGCGACAGCGCCAGCAACCGCAACAGCGCCAGCAACCGCGACAGCGCCAGCAACCGCCAAACCCTCGACCTCGCCGTCCTCGACCAAAGCCAGCGCGCCGCCTACCTCACCTCCCGCCTCTGGCAGTGGATCCGCCTGCGCGGCCCGGTACGCCGCCGCAGCTTCTTCTCCCTGCGCCGCACCGTCGAAAGTGAAGTCCTGATGTCCATGGCGGTCGAGGCCGCCGGCATCCGCACCCCCCGCCTGCGCACCGCGCGCCAGGTCGACCAGGACACCGCCCTGCTCGCCTACGACCACCTCGACGCCCCGCGCGTCGCCGACCTCCCCGACCGCGCCTGGACCCCCGGCCTGCACAGCGGTATCTGGGCCCTGTGGCAGCACCTGCGCTGCCGCCAGCTCGCGCACCGCGAGCTCACCACCGACCACCTCCGCCTGGACCCCTCCGGCCGGCTGTGGCTCACCGACGTCGGCTACGGCGAGATCACCGCCGAGGACCTCCTGTGCCGCCTGGACGGCGCCGAACTCCTCGTCTCCCTCGCCCTGCGCGTCGGCCCGGCCCGGGCCACCGAAGAAGCGGTCGACGCCCTCGGCCCCGCGACCGTCGCCTCCCTGCTCCCGCTCATGCAGCCGATCCTGTTCTCCGAGGGCACCGCCAAAGCCCTGCGCCGCCACCGCGCCGCCGGCGACCGCGCGGACATCGTCGGCGCCATCCGCGACCGCATCATCGCCCTGCATCCCGAGGCCGACGTCCAACCGGTCAGCCTGGAGCGGGTCCGGCCCCGCACCGTCCTGAGCATCGTCGGCGGCACCATCGCCTTCTACCTGCTGGCCACACAGCTCACCGGCTTCCAGGTGCCCGAGCTGGACACCTGGCAGGCCTGGGGCTGGGTGGTCGGCGCCGCCGTCGCCTCCGCCGTGACCTACGTCGCCGCCGCGTTCAACCTCCTGGGCTGCGTCAAGGAACGCGTCCCGGTCGGCACCACCGTCCTGGCCCAGGTCGCGGCGGCCTTCGCCGGCCTGGTCGCCCCGGCCTCCGTCGGCGGCCTGGCCGTCAACACCCGCTACCTGCAGCGCACCGGGATCCCGGTGGCGCGCGCCGTGACGGCCGTCGGCGTCTCACAGGTCATCGGCTTCGCCTGCTACCTGCTCCTGCTGCTGTTGTTCAGCGCCTTCGCGGGGAGCCACCGCAAGGAGTCCGGCGGCCTGTCGGCGATAACGCCGTCGGCGACGGTGACCGGCGTGATCATCGCGCTGGCCGTGATCGGCCTGCTGATCGCGGCCGTCCCGAAGCTGCGCACCCTGGTGGTCAGCCGCCTCAAGCCGCTGGTCACGGACATCGGCCCGGAGTTCCTCCAGGTCGCCCGCACCCCGCGCAAGCTGGCCCAGGCCTTCGGCGGCGCGCTGGGCCTGCCGCTGGCGGCCACCCTGTGCCTGTGGGCGTCGGTGAACGCGGTGAGCGGCACCGAGGTGAACCTGGCCGCGATGGGCGTGGCCTACCTGCTGGCCAAGGCCGTGGGCTCCCTGGTGCCCACCCCCGGCGGCATCGGCGGCGTCGAGGCCGTGCTCACCGCCGGCCTGACCGCTGCCGGCGTGCCCTCGGCGGTGGCCGCCACCTCGGTGATCGTGTTCCGGCTGCTGACCTGGTGGCTGCCGGTGATCCCGGGCTGGTTCGCGTTCACGGCGTTGCAGCGGCGCGGGGCGCTATGA
- a CDS encoding response regulator — protein MNAPPIRILLADDQALLRGTFRLLLDSTPDFEVVAEAGDGAAAAKLAQELRPDLVLMDIRMPVLDGLEATRLIAADPELAGVKVLILTTFEQDEYVAEALRAGAGGFLGKGVDPEELLRAIRIVAGGESLLSPAATRALIARFLAQPSASDPPTVTAPLNALTARELEVVTLVAAGLSNEEIASQLFVTPLTAKTHVNRAMTKLGARDRAQVVVIAYESGLVRPGSGGSS, from the coding sequence ATGAACGCGCCGCCGATCCGCATCCTGCTGGCCGACGACCAGGCGCTGCTGCGGGGCACCTTCCGCCTGCTGCTGGACTCCACCCCCGACTTCGAGGTCGTCGCCGAGGCCGGCGACGGCGCGGCGGCGGCGAAACTGGCCCAGGAGCTGCGCCCGGACCTGGTGCTGATGGACATCCGGATGCCGGTCCTGGACGGCCTGGAGGCCACCCGGCTGATCGCGGCCGATCCGGAACTGGCCGGCGTCAAGGTACTGATCCTCACCACGTTCGAGCAGGACGAGTACGTCGCCGAGGCGCTGCGCGCCGGAGCCGGCGGCTTCCTCGGCAAGGGCGTGGACCCCGAGGAGCTGCTCCGGGCCATCCGGATCGTCGCGGGCGGCGAGTCGCTGCTCTCCCCCGCCGCCACGCGCGCCCTGATCGCCCGCTTCCTTGCTCAGCCCTCCGCCTCCGACCCGCCGACCGTCACCGCTCCCCTGAACGCGCTGACCGCACGGGAGCTGGAGGTGGTCACCCTGGTCGCCGCCGGACTGTCGAACGAGGAGATCGCCTCCCAGCTGTTCGTCACGCCGCTGACCGCCAAGACGCACGTCAACCGGGCGATGACGAAGCTCGGCGCGCGGGATCGGGCGCAGGTCGTGGTGATCGCGTACGAGTCGGGGCTGGTGCGGCCGGGCTCCGGCGGGTCGTCATAG
- a CDS encoding sensor histidine kinase yields MFGHAPNVQVTHQVKEWLRPGTTSRDIVTTVLYLVLLSPAMFVSALHKHVSAETAAALLTTVAVPLLFRSRWPLGAVVGTSAVEVAAMPFVGVPSIPPIACAIALFSFAKRSDRPTTVKVGAVTAVALTSFALILRPGMDDLAANLGFIAWVGLAVAVGDAARSRRELLASAMERAEHAERTKEDEALRRVTEERMRIARELHDVVAHHITLVNAQAGVAHHLMKTDPSHAYEALERIRDTSRSALDELRATVGLLRAGDESAPPREPAPGLGDLDALVESFHHAGLNVAMAGPGADALRPMPALTGLTAYRIVQEALTNTHKHAGSSALARVRVEVAADAVRIRVDDDGGRGPARSGMGTGHGMIGMQERVKAVGGTFAAGPRSGGGFRVEAELPLAVRVGAGVGTGVKSSAENPSAAYENAAEALA; encoded by the coding sequence ATGTTCGGACATGCGCCGAACGTGCAGGTGACACACCAGGTCAAAGAGTGGCTGCGTCCCGGCACGACCAGCCGGGACATCGTCACCACCGTGCTGTACCTGGTCCTGCTGTCCCCGGCCATGTTCGTCTCGGCGCTGCACAAGCACGTCAGCGCCGAGACGGCGGCCGCGCTGCTGACCACGGTGGCCGTCCCGCTGCTGTTCCGCAGCCGGTGGCCGCTGGGCGCGGTGGTCGGCACCTCCGCGGTGGAGGTGGCGGCGATGCCGTTCGTGGGCGTGCCGAGCATTCCGCCGATCGCCTGCGCCATCGCGTTGTTCTCCTTCGCCAAGCGCTCCGACCGGCCCACCACGGTGAAAGTCGGGGCCGTGACGGCGGTGGCCCTGACCTCGTTCGCCCTGATCCTGCGGCCCGGCATGGACGACCTGGCCGCGAACCTCGGCTTCATCGCCTGGGTCGGGCTCGCGGTGGCCGTCGGCGACGCCGCGCGCAGCCGGCGCGAGCTGCTCGCCTCGGCCATGGAGCGGGCCGAGCACGCCGAGCGGACCAAGGAGGACGAGGCGCTGCGGCGCGTCACCGAGGAGCGGATGCGGATCGCACGCGAGCTGCACGACGTCGTGGCGCACCACATCACGCTGGTCAACGCCCAGGCCGGAGTGGCGCACCACCTGATGAAGACCGACCCCTCGCACGCGTACGAGGCGCTTGAGCGGATCCGGGACACGTCGCGCTCGGCCCTGGACGAGCTGCGCGCGACGGTCGGACTGCTGCGCGCCGGCGACGAGTCCGCGCCCCCGCGCGAGCCCGCGCCGGGGCTCGGGGATCTGGACGCGCTGGTGGAGTCGTTCCACCACGCCGGACTGAACGTGGCGATGGCCGGTCCCGGCGCCGACGCCCTCCGGCCGATGCCGGCGCTGACCGGGCTGACGGCGTACCGGATCGTGCAGGAGGCGCTGACCAACACGCACAAGCACGCCGGGAGTTCGGCGCTGGCGCGGGTGCGGGTCGAGGTCGCCGCGGACGCGGTGCGGATCCGCGTGGACGACGACGGCGGCCGGGGACCGGCGCGGTCGGGGATGGGGACGGGGCACGGGATGATCGGGATGCAGGAGCGGGTGAAGGCGGTGGGCGGGACGTTCGCGGCCGGGCCCAGGTCCGGCGGCGGGTTCCGGGTCGAGGCGGAGTTGCCGCTGGCGGTGCGAGTCGGTGCCGGAGTCGGCACCGGAGTTAAAAGCAGCGCCGAAAACCCTTCGGCGGCCTACGAGAACGCTGCTGAGGCCCTCGCATGA
- a CDS encoding RNA-guided endonuclease InsQ/TnpB family protein, translated as MRTAFKCRAYPDPEQAAILARTFGCVRLVWNKALADRTAAWRERRERTSYAASDRALTRWKRTDELSFLSEVSSVPLQQALRHQHAAFAAFFAKRARYPRFKSRGGRQSAHYTRSAFRLSDGMLCLAKTTAPLLFVWSFDEVDITTLNPTTVIVSREPDGRWYVVFAVETGDPKPESRTGREVGIDLGLAHFATTSDGGHIANPRHLEQKLVKLKRYQRRMARAQRGSKNHKKAQTKVAKVHREVRDARSDFLHKTSSRLVADHDLIVVEDLNVAGMVRNRSVARSISDASWGEFRRQLEYKCARAGRCLVAIDRWYPSSKICNECGYQRAALSLSVRTWRCPACRSRHDRDVNAAKNILAAGRAVARSDPGDACGAEVRRQGPSLPRSAWKQEVSQPVRSRAAAQL; from the coding sequence GTGAGGACGGCGTTCAAGTGTCGGGCGTACCCGGATCCCGAGCAGGCTGCGATCCTGGCCCGCACGTTCGGGTGTGTGCGCCTGGTGTGGAACAAGGCGCTCGCCGACCGTACGGCTGCCTGGCGCGAGCGCCGGGAGCGGACGTCGTATGCCGCCTCGGACCGGGCACTCACCCGGTGGAAGAGGACCGACGAGCTGTCGTTCCTTTCGGAGGTGTCCTCGGTACCGCTGCAGCAGGCACTCAGGCACCAGCATGCCGCGTTCGCCGCCTTCTTCGCCAAACGTGCACGCTACCCCCGTTTCAAATCTCGTGGCGGTCGGCAGTCGGCTCACTACACTCGGTCCGCCTTTCGTCTGAGCGACGGCATGTTGTGCCTGGCCAAGACCACTGCGCCGCTTCTCTTCGTGTGGTCTTTCGACGAGGTGGACATCACGACGCTGAACCCGACGACGGTGATCGTGTCCAGGGAACCGGACGGTCGTTGGTATGTGGTGTTCGCCGTGGAGACCGGCGACCCGAAGCCCGAGTCCCGGACCGGACGCGAGGTCGGAATCGACCTGGGCCTGGCCCACTTCGCCACCACTTCCGATGGTGGACACATCGCCAACCCGCGTCACTTGGAACAAAAGCTTGTCAAGCTCAAGCGTTATCAGCGCCGCATGGCGCGTGCCCAGCGTGGCTCGAAGAATCACAAGAAGGCTCAGACCAAGGTTGCCAAGGTCCATCGCGAAGTCCGTGACGCGCGGTCCGACTTCTTGCACAAGACCAGCAGCCGCCTGGTCGCCGACCACGACCTGATCGTCGTCGAGGATCTGAACGTCGCCGGGATGGTACGGAACCGGAGCGTGGCCCGTTCGATCTCGGATGCTTCCTGGGGTGAGTTCCGTCGTCAGCTCGAGTACAAGTGTGCGCGTGCTGGACGGTGCCTGGTGGCGATCGACCGCTGGTACCCGTCCAGCAAGATCTGCAATGAGTGCGGGTACCAGCGAGCCGCGCTTAGCCTTTCGGTGAGGACGTGGCGGTGTCCCGCCTGCCGCTCCCGGCATGACCGGGACGTGAACGCGGCCAAGAACATCCTTGCGGCTGGTCGAGCCGTAGCCCGCAGCGATCCGGGCGATGCCTGCGGAGCTGAGGTGAGACGGCAAGGGCCCTCCCTTCCGCGCTCGGCTTGGAAACAGGAAGTGTCCCAACCGGTGCGCTCTCGTGCAGCGGCTCAGCTGTGA
- a CDS encoding LacI family DNA-binding transcriptional regulator produces the protein MTKSAGMRDVAQLAGVSVGTVSNVLNRPDAVSPGTRARVQAAIAELGFVRSESARLLRAGSSQVLALLALDLADPFFVGVLRGAEQAARAADLGVLVMDSASSAATEATHLVMLAQQRVRGVLVTPADVSGATLAEFGRARIPYVLVDRDIPGGIGCRVLVDDVAGGAMAVAHLIAAGHRRIAYVPGPLELPQYRDRLEGARLAVAEAGAGAGNGAGAGAAAAADGGVDLVMLPGARGDVAAGRDAAARMLGLAERPTGVFCGNDLIALGMLQGLFAAGVAVPGDVAIVGYDDAEVAAAAVVPLSSIRRPATRVGKAAAELLVEESGAAAGEHVHRELVFQPELVVRASSLATAAVTPVPSPRNPDS, from the coding sequence GTGACGAAGAGCGCGGGCATGCGAGATGTGGCCCAACTGGCCGGGGTGTCGGTCGGCACGGTGTCGAACGTGTTGAACCGCCCCGACGCGGTCTCCCCGGGCACCCGGGCGCGGGTCCAGGCGGCCATCGCCGAGTTGGGCTTCGTCCGCAGCGAGAGCGCGCGCCTGCTGCGCGCCGGCAGCAGCCAGGTGCTGGCCCTGCTCGCGCTGGACCTGGCCGACCCGTTCTTCGTCGGCGTGCTGCGCGGCGCCGAACAGGCGGCTCGCGCGGCGGACCTCGGCGTCCTGGTGATGGACAGCGCCTCCAGCGCCGCCACCGAGGCCACGCACCTGGTGATGCTGGCGCAGCAACGGGTCCGCGGCGTGCTGGTGACTCCGGCGGACGTCAGCGGCGCGACCCTGGCGGAGTTCGGCCGCGCCCGGATCCCGTACGTCCTGGTGGATCGCGACATACCGGGCGGAATCGGATGCCGGGTCCTGGTGGACGACGTCGCCGGCGGCGCGATGGCGGTGGCGCACCTGATCGCGGCCGGCCACCGGCGGATCGCCTACGTCCCCGGACCTTTGGAGCTGCCGCAGTATCGCGATCGGCTGGAGGGTGCGCGCTTGGCGGTCGCCGAGGCCGGGGCCGGGGCCGGGAACGGGGCTGGGGCCGGAGCCGCCGCGGCTGCCGACGGGGGCGTGGACCTGGTGATGCTGCCGGGCGCGCGCGGCGACGTGGCCGCGGGCCGCGACGCGGCGGCGCGGATGCTCGGGCTGGCGGAACGGCCGACCGGCGTGTTCTGCGGCAACGACCTGATCGCCCTGGGGATGCTGCAGGGCCTGTTCGCCGCCGGGGTGGCGGTACCGGGAGACGTGGCGATCGTCGGGTACGACGACGCGGAGGTCGCCGCGGCCGCCGTGGTGCCGCTGTCCTCGATCCGGCGCCCCGCGACGCGCGTGGGGAAGGCCGCCGCGGAGCTCTTGGTGGAGGAGAGCGGCGCGGCGGCGGGGGAGCATGTGCACCGCGAGCTGGTGTTCCAGCCGGAGTTGGTGGTCCGCGCTTCCAGCTTGGCGACGGCCGCGGTTACTCCGGTGCCCTCGCCTCGAAACCCGGACAGCTGA